The proteins below come from a single Vibrio cyclitrophicus genomic window:
- a CDS encoding ABC transporter substrate-binding protein — MKNTKLVGAVALLASLVSGHALADSEQKKLTLMLDWFVNPNHGPIVIAQERGYFADQGLDVEIQEPADPSTPAKLVAAGKVDLAVTYQPSLTMDVAAGLPLVRASTLIATPLNTLMVLDNGKNDTLADLKGKKIGIAIAGNEEATIGTMLAQESVEFTDVQTINVGWALSSSLASGKVDAIWGGLRNFETNQLALEGFKAKAFFPEEHGVPAYDELIFVANAKQHDDEAIKAFNKALEQATTYIVNHPQESWSEFVAYSPDTLNNELNQRAWNDTLTRFALRPSAVDLKRYDDYAQFMFDKGIIKSLPKAADYVPTFD, encoded by the coding sequence ATGAAAAACACCAAATTGGTAGGTGCAGTGGCACTGCTTGCTTCGCTAGTGTCAGGTCATGCTCTAGCGGACTCTGAACAAAAGAAACTGACACTGATGTTGGACTGGTTTGTGAACCCGAACCATGGCCCGATTGTGATCGCTCAAGAGCGTGGCTACTTTGCTGACCAAGGTCTAGATGTTGAAATTCAAGAGCCAGCAGACCCAAGCACACCAGCAAAATTGGTCGCGGCAGGTAAGGTCGATTTAGCGGTAACTTACCAACCAAGTTTAACCATGGATGTGGCAGCGGGTCTTCCTTTAGTTCGTGCATCAACCCTTATCGCGACGCCACTAAATACACTAATGGTATTGGATAACGGCAAGAACGATACGCTAGCGGATCTGAAAGGCAAGAAGATTGGTATTGCGATTGCTGGTAACGAAGAAGCGACTATTGGCACCATGCTGGCTCAAGAAAGCGTTGAGTTTACAGACGTGCAAACCATCAATGTTGGTTGGGCACTGTCGTCTTCATTGGCATCAGGGAAGGTAGATGCAATCTGGGGTGGCTTACGTAACTTCGAGACCAACCAGTTAGCTCTTGAAGGCTTTAAAGCAAAAGCATTCTTCCCAGAAGAGCACGGTGTTCCTGCTTACGATGAGCTTATCTTTGTTGCGAACGCAAAGCAACATGATGATGAAGCGATCAAAGCGTTCAACAAAGCATTGGAACAAGCAACCACTTACATTGTTAACCACCCACAAGAGTCATGGAGCGAGTTTGTTGCGTATTCACCTGATACGCTGAACAACGAGCTTAACCAACGCGCATGGAACGACACGCTGACTCGTTTTGCACTTCGCCCTTCAGCGGTTGACCTGAAACGTTACGACGATTACGCACAGTTCATGTTCGACAAAGGCATTATCAAATCACTACCAAAAGCCGCTGACTACGTACCGACTTTTGACTAA
- a CDS encoding ABC transporter ATP-binding protein, with translation MSVNTIGVQLSNATLRYRDSEHATLSGLSLSLKAGKWTVLLGRSGCGKTTVLRYLAGLLDDKVEWQGTLATSDELPLTDRIAYMAQQDLLLPWLSVIDNVCLSHRFQNSADKHKNIEHKNQALELLISVGLADYADAMPDQLSGGMRQRVALARTLMQDKPVALMDEPFSALDAVTRHKLQSLACELLRGKTVVLITHDPQEAVRLADNLYVLQGTPASAHSLSVPHTSTPRVLDGECAELQQAILEQLERDYE, from the coding sequence ATGTCCGTTAATACGATTGGCGTTCAACTCAGTAATGCGACTCTGCGTTACCGAGATAGCGAGCACGCGACCTTATCTGGACTGTCATTGAGCTTAAAAGCAGGCAAGTGGACAGTGTTACTTGGTCGCAGTGGCTGCGGAAAAACCACGGTATTGCGTTATCTGGCAGGCTTGTTGGACGACAAGGTGGAATGGCAGGGCACATTGGCAACGTCTGATGAATTGCCTCTCACCGATCGCATCGCTTACATGGCGCAGCAAGATTTGTTACTGCCATGGCTATCGGTTATCGACAACGTGTGTTTGAGCCATCGCTTTCAAAATTCCGCAGATAAGCATAAAAATATCGAGCATAAAAATCAGGCGTTAGAGCTACTGATTTCTGTTGGTCTGGCTGATTACGCGGATGCTATGCCGGATCAATTGTCTGGTGGTATGCGTCAGCGTGTTGCTTTGGCTCGAACCTTAATGCAAGACAAGCCAGTCGCGCTGATGGATGAGCCTTTCTCTGCGCTGGATGCGGTAACGAGACACAAGCTGCAAAGTTTAGCGTGTGAACTGTTAAGGGGTAAAACCGTTGTGTTGATCACTCATGATCCACAAGAAGCGGTGCGTCTGGCGGATAACTTGTATGTGTTGCAAGGCACGCCTGCGAGTGCTCACTCTTTATCTGTGCCTCACACGTCAACGCCACGAGTGTTAGATGGTGAGTGTGCCGAGCTACAACAAGCGATCTTAGAACAGTTGGAGCGTGATTATGAATGA
- the thiD gene encoding bifunctional hydroxymethylpyrimidine kinase/phosphomethylpyrimidine kinase — protein sequence MTHSSNSKDLTLKASVSQHSADGSIRTNTPIVLTIAGSDSGGGAGIQADIKAMSATGSFACSVITAITSQNTQGVSAILPIPLDHVASQLDAVFTDLNIVAVKVGMLADSQIIKVVADKIKQYQPKHLVIDPVMVATSGDLLLENSAITTLKQELIPLADIITPNLPEGAALTGKPVPESEAEMQGMIEDLRALGAKAVLLKGGHLEKDENSNDLLILPTTSALISAKRFPTKNTHGTGCTLSSAIASFLAQGNKLPEAVDLGKQYISRAIAHADELQVGQGHGPVNHFFVGHGNVR from the coding sequence ATGACACACAGTTCTAATTCAAAAGATTTAACGCTAAAAGCCTCAGTTTCACAGCACTCTGCTGATGGTTCGATTCGAACAAACACTCCGATTGTATTGACGATCGCAGGCTCAGACAGCGGCGGCGGTGCAGGGATCCAAGCTGATATTAAAGCCATGTCTGCAACGGGCAGCTTCGCTTGTTCGGTAATTACCGCAATTACCTCTCAGAATACCCAAGGCGTTTCCGCCATTTTGCCTATTCCACTCGACCATGTTGCTAGCCAGTTAGATGCGGTTTTTACTGATCTCAATATCGTGGCAGTAAAAGTCGGCATGTTGGCCGATTCGCAAATCATCAAAGTCGTCGCTGATAAAATTAAGCAGTACCAACCTAAACACTTAGTGATTGACCCTGTAATGGTCGCAACCAGTGGTGATCTTCTTTTAGAAAACTCAGCCATTACTACACTGAAACAAGAGCTGATTCCGCTGGCAGACATCATTACGCCTAATTTGCCTGAAGGCGCGGCGTTAACAGGCAAGCCGGTACCTGAAAGCGAAGCTGAAATGCAGGGCATGATTGAAGATTTACGCGCACTAGGTGCTAAAGCGGTTCTCTTGAAAGGCGGCCACCTGGAGAAAGATGAAAACAGTAACGACTTACTGATTCTGCCAACCACATCTGCTCTGATTAGCGCGAAGCGTTTTCCTACCAAAAACACTCATGGAACGGGCTGCACGCTCTCTTCTGCTATTGCTTCTTTCTTGGCTCAAGGCAACAAACTTCCAGAGGCTGTCGACCTAGGTAAACAATACATTTCACGAGCAATTGCTCACGCCGACGAACTTCAAGTTGGTCAAGGTCACGGCCCTGTAAATCACTTCTTCGTTGGGCACGGTAATGTCCGTTAA
- a CDS encoding DMT family transporter, protein MNLAINRVNEFQTGTLAILFASILWGTTGTAASFAPDLSPLAIGAFSMGVGGLMQAGLAYRKILLALDKLLQNKKLLAVSALALAIYPLAFYSSMKLSGVAIGTVVSIATAPFFSALLECLISKKYNINKRWLTSFAIGVVGIGLLVFSESSSTNESGDDLKLFGIALGLLAGLCYAIYSWATKALIDKGIKSQAAMGSIFGLGAMLLLPTLWFTGENLFSSQINVLVISYLTLIPQCLGYIAFSFGLRHVTASSANLLTLFEPVVAAVLAVCVVGELIPFTGWLGMSLIVLCLFIQSKPSKGTL, encoded by the coding sequence ATGAATCTTGCCATCAATCGCGTTAACGAATTCCAAACGGGCACTTTAGCCATCTTGTTTGCTTCCATTTTATGGGGCACGACAGGCACCGCCGCAAGTTTTGCGCCTGATCTAAGCCCATTAGCGATTGGTGCTTTCTCTATGGGTGTCGGCGGCCTAATGCAAGCGGGCCTAGCGTATCGAAAAATCCTATTAGCCCTTGATAAACTTTTGCAGAATAAGAAGCTGTTGGCAGTGAGCGCTTTGGCTTTAGCGATCTATCCTTTAGCTTTCTATTCTTCAATGAAATTATCTGGCGTGGCGATTGGTACAGTGGTTTCGATTGCTACCGCACCTTTCTTTTCTGCTCTGTTAGAGTGTCTTATTAGCAAAAAGTATAATATCAACAAACGTTGGCTCACTAGCTTTGCGATTGGTGTGGTGGGTATTGGGTTGTTGGTGTTTTCAGAATCTTCATCGACGAATGAATCCGGTGATGATCTCAAGCTGTTCGGTATTGCTTTAGGTTTGCTCGCTGGGTTGTGTTACGCCATTTATTCTTGGGCGACCAAAGCACTGATCGACAAAGGGATTAAGTCACAAGCGGCGATGGGCAGTATTTTTGGCCTGGGTGCGATGCTGTTGCTGCCAACGCTCTGGTTTACGGGGGAGAACCTGTTTTCCTCGCAGATTAACGTATTAGTCATCAGTTATCTGACGTTAATCCCACAATGCTTGGGCTATATCGCGTTCAGTTTTGGTTTACGCCACGTGACCGCGAGTAGCGCCAATCTGCTGACTCTGTTTGAACCAGTAGTTGCAGCGGTGCTTGCCGTCTGTGTTGTCGGTGAGCTGATTCCTTTTACAGGCTGGTTAGGTATGTCTCTGATTGTGTTGTGCTTGTTTATACAGTCGAAGCCATCTAAAGGAACGTTATAA